From Primulina huaijiensis isolate GDHJ02 chromosome 15, ASM1229523v2, whole genome shotgun sequence, one genomic window encodes:
- the LOC140959168 gene encoding peroxisome biogenesis protein 7-like, which produces MPVFRTPFNGYSVKFSPFYENQLAVATSQNFGILGNGRLHILQLGPTIAERVAFDTADGVYDLCWSESHDSVIVAAIADGSLKIYDLSLPPTANPIRSLHEHARECHGVDFNSVRKDSFLSASWDDTVKLWTVDRPASVRTFKEHAYCVYSVAWNPRHADVFASASGDCTTRIWDVREPGSTMILPAHEFEILSCDWNKYDDCIIATASVDKSIKVWDVRNYRVPVAVLNGHGYAVRKVKFSPHRGSLLASCSYDMTICLWDYMVEEALIGRHDHHTEFAVGVDMSVLVEGLLASTGWDELVYVWQHGTDPRAS; this is translated from the exons ATGCCGGTCTTCAGGACCCCTTTCAATGGATACTCCGTCAAATTCAGCCCTTTCTATGAGAATCAGCTCGCGGTTGCCACATCCCAAAATTTCGGCATCCTAGGCAACGGCCGCCTCCACATCCTCCAACTCGGGCCTACGATTGCCGAACGTGTCGCGTTTGACACTGCCGACGGCGTCTACGACCTTTGCTGGTCTGAATCCCACGACTCCGTTATCGTCGCAGCGATCGCCGACGGAAGCCTCAAGATCTATGACTTGTCCTTGCCGCCAACTGCGAACCCAATTCGCTCGCTCCACGAGCACGCCCGCGAGTGCCACGGCGTGGATTTCAACTCCGTTCGGAAAGACTCGTTTTTGAGCGCTTCTTGGGATGATACCGTGAAGCTGTGGACCGTGGATCGGCCCGCGAGCGTGAGGACTTTCAAGGAGCACGCTTATTGTGTGTACTCCGTTGCTTGGAATCCTAGGCATGCCGATGTCTTCGCTTCCGCTTCCGGGGATTGTACAACTCGCATTTGGGACGTTCGAGAGCCAG GTTCTACCATGATTCTTCCTgcacatgaatttgaaatcctgTCGTGTGATTGGAACAAGTACGACGACTGCATAATCGCTACTGCCTCAgtggataaatcaataaaagtGTGGGATGTTAGGAATTACAGAGTACCGGTGGCTGTGCTTAATGGGCACGGATATGCAGTGAGGAAGGTGAAATTTTCACCACACAGAGGAAGTTTGTTAGCATCATGCTCGTATGATATGACGATATGTTTGTGGGATTATATGGTTGAAGAAGCGCTTATTGGGAGGCATGATCACCATACAGAGTTTGCAGTTGGTGTGGATATGAGTGTGCTTGTCGAAGGGCTTCTGGCAAGCACCGGCTGGGACGAGCTCGTTTACGTTTGGCAACATGGAACAGATCCCAGAGCATCGTGA
- the LOC140959413 gene encoding uncharacterized protein, whose amino-acid sequence MKNAIRCCISCIFPCGAFDVIRRIVHANGRVEELIIVVKSAEILKLHPRHILKKPNSKLDDQGTCPRIIVVPLDAVLKRGDIYFLIPLPPSPEKNRSKGKKKESHESGGDGATPVRNLRFSDRYLSDILSENVSDDKGRRRGRRVGIWRPHLQSISELAAGANSFVRSN is encoded by the coding sequence ATGAAAAACGCGATCAGATGCTGCATATCTTGCATTTTTCCATGTGGAGCCTTCGACGTCATTCGGCGGATAGTTCACGCCAACGGCCGCGTCGAAGAACTCATCATCGTCGTGAAATCGGCGGAAATACTGAAACTCCACCCCCGGCACATCCTGAAGAAGCCCAACTCCAAATTGGATGATCAGGGGACATGCCCCAGGATCATAGTCGTTCCACTCGACGCAGTACTTAAACGAGGGGATATTTATTTCCTCATTCCCCTGCCTCCGTCGCCGGAGAAAAATCGATCGAAGGGGAAGAAGAAAGAATCCCATGAAAGTGGTGGTGACGGTgcaactccggtgagaaatttgCGCTTTTCTGATCGGTACTTGAGTGATATTTTATCGGAAAATGTTTCCGACGATAAGGGTAGGCGGCGAGGACGGCGCGTCGGCATCTGGAGACCTCATTTACAGAGCATTTCGGAGCTGGCGGCCGGAGCAAATTCATTTGTGCGTAGTAATtaa
- the LOC140958566 gene encoding trihelix transcription factor ENAP1-like isoform X1, with product MGDLTETSTLQMPPSRQLPFREDCWSEEATWTLVDAWGRRYLELNRGNLRQKDWQEVADAVNASHGHTKKTRRTDVQCKNRIDTLKKKYKIEKTKISESSGTFTSSWPFFSRLEYLVGSNSHKHQNDKTTPLAVVPLGASQYTPPSSLQSPPMAVPLTYRKSPSSAVVTPVILPQKRPMPSLPVDELYFKRNYSVMAAAAAAADEDDGESEGAEAEGSEDRGAEVEDDGEDGMGRLAKAIERFGEIYEKVEGMKQRQMVELEKQRMQFAKDLEVQRMQLFMDTQVQLEKIKRDKRSGSADGMQHNIIYL from the exons ATGGGCGATTTAACGGAAACGTCGACCCTCCAGATGCCGCCGTCCAGACAACTGCCGTTCCGTGAGGATTGCTGGTCCGAGGAGGCTACTTGGACTCTCGTTGACGCTTGGGGCCGCCGTTACCTGGAACTTAACCGTGGGAATCTCCGTCAGAAGGATTGGCAAGAGGTGGCTGATGCCGTTAATGCAAGTCACGGTCATACAAAGAAGACTCGTCGTACAGATGTTCAGTGTAAGAATCGGATTGATACGTTGAAGAAGAAGTATAAGATCGAGAAGACTAAGATCTCTGAATCCAGTGGTACGTTTACGTCGTCGTGGCCGTTTTTCTCGCGTCTCGAGTATTTGGTTGGATCTAATTCTCATAAGCATCAGAATGATAAAACCACGCCTTTGGCGGTGGTGCCGTTGGGGGCTTCTCAGTATACGCCGCCTTCATCCCTCCAATCACCGCCCATGGCCGTTCCATTGACGTACCGAAAATCGCCTTCCTCAGCGGTGGTTACTCCGGTGATTTTGCCTCAGAAACGTCCTATGCCGTCGCTACCTGTGGACGAGTTGTATTTCAAGAGGAATTATTCTGTGATGGCTGCTGCTGCGGCTGCAGCGGATGAAGATGATGGAGAATCGGAAGGGGCTGAAGCGGAGGGGAGCGAGGATAGGGGTGCGGAGGTGGAAGATGATGGGGAGGATGGGATGGGAAGGTTGGCGAAGGCAATTGAGAGGTTTGGTGAGATTTATGAGAAGGTGGAGGGCATGAAGCAGAGACAGATGGTTGAGTTGGAGAAGCAGAGGATGCAGTTTGCCAAAGATTTGGAGGTTCAGAGGATGCAATTGTTTATGGATACTCAGGTTCAGCTAGAGAAGATCAAGCGGGATAAGAGATCTGGATCTGCTGATGGTATGCAGCACAATATCAT ATATCTATAG
- the LOC140958566 gene encoding trihelix transcription factor ENAP1-like isoform X3, with amino-acid sequence MGDLTETSTLQMPPSRQLPFREDCWSEEATWTLVDAWGRRYLELNRGNLRQKDWQEVADAVNASHGHTKKTRRTDVQCKNRIDTLKKKYKIEKTKISESSGTFTSSWPFFSRLEYLVGSNSHKHQNDKTTPLAVVPLGASQYTPPSSLQSPPMAVPLTYRKSPSSAVVTPVILPQKRPMPSLPVDELYFKRNYSVMAAAAAAADEDDGESEGAEAEGSEDRGAEVEDDGEDGMGRLAKAIERFGEIYEKVEGMKQRQMVELEKQRMQFAKDLEVQRMQLFMDTQVQLEKIKRDKRSGSADDIYS; translated from the exons ATGGGCGATTTAACGGAAACGTCGACCCTCCAGATGCCGCCGTCCAGACAACTGCCGTTCCGTGAGGATTGCTGGTCCGAGGAGGCTACTTGGACTCTCGTTGACGCTTGGGGCCGCCGTTACCTGGAACTTAACCGTGGGAATCTCCGTCAGAAGGATTGGCAAGAGGTGGCTGATGCCGTTAATGCAAGTCACGGTCATACAAAGAAGACTCGTCGTACAGATGTTCAGTGTAAGAATCGGATTGATACGTTGAAGAAGAAGTATAAGATCGAGAAGACTAAGATCTCTGAATCCAGTGGTACGTTTACGTCGTCGTGGCCGTTTTTCTCGCGTCTCGAGTATTTGGTTGGATCTAATTCTCATAAGCATCAGAATGATAAAACCACGCCTTTGGCGGTGGTGCCGTTGGGGGCTTCTCAGTATACGCCGCCTTCATCCCTCCAATCACCGCCCATGGCCGTTCCATTGACGTACCGAAAATCGCCTTCCTCAGCGGTGGTTACTCCGGTGATTTTGCCTCAGAAACGTCCTATGCCGTCGCTACCTGTGGACGAGTTGTATTTCAAGAGGAATTATTCTGTGATGGCTGCTGCTGCGGCTGCAGCGGATGAAGATGATGGAGAATCGGAAGGGGCTGAAGCGGAGGGGAGCGAGGATAGGGGTGCGGAGGTGGAAGATGATGGGGAGGATGGGATGGGAAGGTTGGCGAAGGCAATTGAGAGGTTTGGTGAGATTTATGAGAAGGTGGAGGGCATGAAGCAGAGACAGATGGTTGAGTTGGAGAAGCAGAGGATGCAGTTTGCCAAAGATTTGGAGGTTCAGAGGATGCAATTGTTTATGGATACTCAGGTTCAGCTAGAGAAGATCAAGCGGGATAAGAGATCTGGATCTGCTGATG ATATCTATAGCTAG
- the LOC140958566 gene encoding trihelix transcription factor ENAP1-like isoform X2 — protein MGDLTETSTLQMPPSRQLPFREDCWSEEATWTLVDAWGRRYLELNRGNLRQKDWQEVADAVNASHGHTKKTRRTDVQCKNRIDTLKKKYKIEKTKISESSGTFTSSWPFFSRLEYLVGSNSHKHQNDKTTPLAVVPLGASQYTPPSSLQSPPMAVPLTYRKSPSSAVVTPVILPQKRPMPSLPVDELYFKRNYSVMAAAAAAADEDDGESEGAEAEGSEDRGAEVEDDGEDGMGRLAKAIERFGEIYEKVEGMKQRQMVELEKQRMQFAKDLEVQRMQLFMDTQVQLEKIKRDKRSGSADGMQHNIMY, from the coding sequence ATGGGCGATTTAACGGAAACGTCGACCCTCCAGATGCCGCCGTCCAGACAACTGCCGTTCCGTGAGGATTGCTGGTCCGAGGAGGCTACTTGGACTCTCGTTGACGCTTGGGGCCGCCGTTACCTGGAACTTAACCGTGGGAATCTCCGTCAGAAGGATTGGCAAGAGGTGGCTGATGCCGTTAATGCAAGTCACGGTCATACAAAGAAGACTCGTCGTACAGATGTTCAGTGTAAGAATCGGATTGATACGTTGAAGAAGAAGTATAAGATCGAGAAGACTAAGATCTCTGAATCCAGTGGTACGTTTACGTCGTCGTGGCCGTTTTTCTCGCGTCTCGAGTATTTGGTTGGATCTAATTCTCATAAGCATCAGAATGATAAAACCACGCCTTTGGCGGTGGTGCCGTTGGGGGCTTCTCAGTATACGCCGCCTTCATCCCTCCAATCACCGCCCATGGCCGTTCCATTGACGTACCGAAAATCGCCTTCCTCAGCGGTGGTTACTCCGGTGATTTTGCCTCAGAAACGTCCTATGCCGTCGCTACCTGTGGACGAGTTGTATTTCAAGAGGAATTATTCTGTGATGGCTGCTGCTGCGGCTGCAGCGGATGAAGATGATGGAGAATCGGAAGGGGCTGAAGCGGAGGGGAGCGAGGATAGGGGTGCGGAGGTGGAAGATGATGGGGAGGATGGGATGGGAAGGTTGGCGAAGGCAATTGAGAGGTTTGGTGAGATTTATGAGAAGGTGGAGGGCATGAAGCAGAGACAGATGGTTGAGTTGGAGAAGCAGAGGATGCAGTTTGCCAAAGATTTGGAGGTTCAGAGGATGCAATTGTTTATGGATACTCAGGTTCAGCTAGAGAAGATCAAGCGGGATAAGAGATCTGGATCTGCTGATGGTATGCAGCACAATATCATGTATTAA
- the LOC140958567 gene encoding putative transcription factor bHLH107, protein MPVVRSLVLDGEKGELVNSSGRVAKNKGVYEAKNMAALKNHREAERRRRDKINAHLTTLRGLVPCNEKMDKAALLAEVISQVKQLKKTATQASEGLHLPMDTDEVNIEKIEGSDGSFLLRTSLCCEYRPHLLSDLRRAIKNLPVHLTKCEISTLGVRVKTVFLLDITKEVIANSAENQELIITNSVRSTLSNILDKVSALAEYEQQLVFPQKRQRISYLDSSCSSS, encoded by the exons ATGCCGGTTGTGCGATCATTGGTGTTGGATGGTGAGAAGGGGGAGTTGGTGAATTCTTCAGGGAGAGTGGCGAAgaataaaggagtttatgaggcAAAAAATATGGCTGCTTTAAAGAACCACAGAGAGGCAGAGAGGAGGAGAAGAGACAAAATCAATGCACATCTCACCACCCTTCGAGGTCTGGTACCTTGCAATGAAAAG ATGGATAAAGCCGCTCTACTGGCTGAAGTCATCAGCCAAGTGAAACAGTTGAAGAAAACTGCAACACAAGCCAGCGAAGGCTTACACCTACCAATGGACACGGATGAAGTAAACATTGAAAAAATTGAGGGAAGTGATGGTTCATTCTTGCTGAGGACTTCTCTTTGCTGTGAGTACAGGCCTCATCTCCTGTCTGATTTGAGACGGGCTATAAAGAATCTTCCTGTTCATTTAACAAAATGTGAGATTTCAACTTTGGGAGTTCGTGTAAAGACAGTATTCTTGCTTGATATTACCAAGGAAGTTATCGCCAACAGTGCTGAAAATCAAGAACTCATCATCACGAATTCAGTTCGTTCAACTTTGAGCAACATTCTTGATAAGGTCTCGGCTTTGGCGGAATACGAGCAACAGTTGGTATTTCCTCAGAAGAGGCAAAGGATTTCTTACTTGGATTCTTCATGTTCTTCTTCATGA